In Pseudovibrio brasiliensis, the following are encoded in one genomic region:
- a CDS encoding 2OG-Fe(II) oxygenase, which translates to MINFDALRASNTRTSPFQYMVGENVLTKEQAADIRRDYPEIKQTGYLPLSKLESSGAFQSLIEDLQKPELAEILSDKLDLDLIDKPRMITVRRLSKHGDGRIHNDSKSKICTMLIYLNDDWDNAEGGAIRALNGDKDMDDYAEEVSPLAGNVFAFKRSETSWHGHPSFKGERYVVQTTFLISEEELARKEKRGGFQTKLKRLLRIN; encoded by the coding sequence ATGATCAATTTCGATGCTCTCAGGGCCTCCAATACTCGTACAAGTCCTTTCCAATACATGGTTGGCGAGAACGTTCTTACCAAAGAACAAGCTGCTGACATTCGTCGTGATTATCCTGAAATCAAACAAACAGGTTATTTGCCTCTATCCAAGTTGGAATCGAGCGGTGCTTTTCAAAGCTTGATTGAGGATTTACAGAAGCCTGAGTTGGCGGAGATCCTTTCTGACAAACTGGATCTGGACCTCATAGACAAACCACGGATGATCACCGTGCGCCGCCTTTCCAAACATGGTGATGGCCGGATACACAACGATTCAAAATCTAAGATCTGTACCATGCTGATCTACCTCAACGATGATTGGGACAACGCCGAAGGCGGGGCTATCCGCGCGCTGAATGGTGACAAGGACATGGATGACTATGCCGAAGAGGTGTCTCCTCTTGCTGGCAATGTCTTCGCCTTCAAACGTTCAGAAACAAGCTGGCATGGACACCCATCCTTCAAGGGCGAACGCTACGTGGTTCAAACCACGTTCCTGATCTCGGAGGAAGAGCTGGCACGGAAAGAAAAGCGCGGCGGCTTCCAAACAAAGCTGAAGCGGTTGTTGCGGATAAACTGA
- a CDS encoding BCCT family transporter, whose translation MTIKHRFNPPVFISSISLIFLLLLTAVIWPKGSQEFYTSIQDWIETNTGWLYILAVAIFLLFILFIMVSRFGDIKLGPDHAEPDYSYKSWFAMLFSAGMGIGLVFFGVAEPIMHFMSPPGMEGYTIEAAREAMKITMFHWGLHAWAIYGVVALSLAYFTYRHQLPLLPRSALYPLIGERIYGPIGHAVDTFAVLGTLFGVSTSLGYGAFQVNAGLNYLFDVPVSTTSQIILIVLISSMATASVFSGLDRGVKRLSETNLILAVCIMLLVLIVGPTVTLLQTAVQNAGAYLGDLIHKTFNLYAYDRKDEWLGGWTLLYWGWWISWSPFVGTFIARVSRGRSIREFLVGLLFVPTGFSLIWFTIFGNTGIDLILHGGADNLAEAVSSDVSLALFKFFEYMPFSSVLSMLGIVLVVVFFVTSSDSGSLVIDSLTSGGDINSPVWQRVFWAVLQGLVAIILLYAGGLGALQTATIASALPFLIVMLLMCFGLYKALQDDALRTKNLQMHHTTVQYTKSTVDWRQRIGTLTENATLQDARQFMQTIGKPALEKVQEEFEKRGFTTTLTGSKNYRLTIEQSEEIIFVYGLRKRYFTTALAIGPGHLIDEEDGEEESDDEGTNYYRVEVFLAQGGQEYDVLGYTEEQLIADVVTQYERFMQYLHLSQAELI comes from the coding sequence ATGACAATAAAACATAGGTTCAATCCCCCCGTTTTTATCAGTTCGATCTCGCTGATCTTCCTGTTGCTGCTCACTGCGGTGATCTGGCCGAAGGGATCTCAGGAGTTTTACACCAGCATTCAGGACTGGATCGAAACCAATACCGGGTGGCTTTACATTCTCGCCGTTGCGATCTTTCTGCTGTTCATTCTGTTCATCATGGTGAGCCGGTTTGGGGACATCAAATTGGGGCCCGACCATGCCGAGCCTGACTACAGCTACAAAAGCTGGTTTGCCATGCTGTTTTCTGCAGGCATGGGGATCGGACTGGTGTTTTTTGGTGTTGCTGAGCCAATCATGCACTTCATGTCCCCTCCAGGAATGGAGGGTTATACGATTGAAGCCGCCCGCGAAGCCATGAAGATCACCATGTTCCATTGGGGGCTGCATGCCTGGGCGATCTATGGCGTGGTTGCCTTGTCGCTGGCGTACTTCACCTATCGCCACCAACTACCGTTGCTTCCTCGTTCAGCGCTCTATCCGCTCATTGGAGAACGCATCTATGGCCCAATTGGTCATGCGGTAGATACTTTTGCAGTACTTGGCACCTTATTCGGCGTTTCTACTTCGCTTGGGTATGGCGCATTTCAGGTTAACGCAGGCCTGAATTATCTGTTTGATGTTCCGGTTTCGACAACCTCGCAGATTATTCTGATTGTGCTGATCTCTAGTATGGCAACGGCTTCGGTCTTTTCTGGCCTCGACAGAGGCGTGAAGCGGCTTTCCGAGACGAACCTGATACTGGCTGTTTGCATCATGTTGCTGGTTCTGATTGTTGGACCAACTGTAACATTGCTTCAAACTGCAGTTCAAAATGCGGGAGCGTATCTGGGAGACCTGATCCATAAGACATTCAACCTATATGCTTATGACAGAAAGGACGAATGGCTGGGTGGTTGGACCCTGCTCTACTGGGGCTGGTGGATTTCATGGTCGCCGTTTGTGGGCACATTCATCGCCCGTGTTTCTCGCGGGCGTTCCATTCGTGAGTTTCTTGTTGGCTTGCTGTTTGTACCAACCGGTTTCAGTCTGATCTGGTTTACCATTTTCGGGAACACCGGTATTGATCTGATCCTTCATGGCGGTGCGGACAATCTGGCTGAAGCAGTCTCATCGGATGTATCACTGGCGCTCTTCAAGTTCTTTGAGTACATGCCGTTTTCATCCGTACTCTCTATGCTCGGCATCGTTCTGGTGGTCGTATTCTTTGTGACCTCTTCAGACTCCGGTTCGCTGGTAATTGATAGCCTCACATCTGGCGGCGACATCAACTCACCTGTATGGCAGCGTGTGTTCTGGGCCGTCTTGCAGGGGCTTGTGGCTATCATCCTGCTCTATGCCGGCGGTCTGGGTGCTCTTCAGACGGCGACGATTGCCAGCGCCTTGCCCTTCCTCATCGTGATGCTGCTGATGTGCTTTGGGCTTTACAAAGCTTTACAGGACGATGCTTTGCGCACCAAAAATCTGCAGATGCACCACACCACCGTTCAATACACCAAGAGCACGGTGGACTGGCGCCAGCGCATTGGAACTTTGACCGAGAATGCCACATTGCAAGACGCCCGGCAGTTTATGCAGACCATAGGCAAGCCTGCATTGGAGAAGGTTCAGGAGGAGTTCGAGAAACGCGGTTTCACCACTACGTTGACGGGCTCCAAAAACTACCGCCTGACCATTGAGCAATCGGAGGAAATCATCTTCGTCTATGGCCTGCGCAAGCGCTACTTCACCACAGCTCTCGCGATTGGCCCCGGTCATCTGATTGATGAAGAAGACGGCGAAGAAGAAAGTGATGATGAAGGTACAAACTACTATCGCGTAGAAGTGTTTCTGGCTCAAGGTGGTCAGGAGTACGATGTTCTTGGCTATACAGAAGAACAGCTGATCGCGGATGTGGTGACACAATACGAACGCTTCATGCAGTATCTACATCTCTCTCAAGCTGAACTGATCTGA
- a CDS encoding enoyl ACP reductase FabMG family protein produces MNTSRPLEKISHNTLFREGDIFVLFGELFGRGYATGLLEQAKAAGMDVIGITVGRRDADNTLRALTDEELAEAEANLGGKIINVPLMAGFDQDAPEGTPTPTELVNEMTMDTWQEHKLDWDHLAKCRELGTERFKGSLAKIMEQLNGMIPAGKNVFFAHTMAGGIPRAKVFMAIANRIYKGRGARHMPSQNLIDSDLGKLILQNFDEVTANSFGHLLEASKSIRERIEADGGQVRYTAYGYHGTRVLIEGEYKWQTYTSYTQGFAKMNLENFAKAAWENGVKATVFNCPEIRTNSSDVFAGIELSLLPLLAAFKKEGGGAWVDGIWQKCQDLLKDDATVEDMLQKVSDYQQDDAMQPFYNFEAWPMQNSAAQVDKTVGTSQEIVDLHKNRKELISDELSQHVVAATGALIFGEASEPAAPVLWLDHDMVAQSLIQSN; encoded by the coding sequence ATGAACACATCCAGACCGCTCGAAAAAATCAGTCACAACACCCTGTTCCGGGAAGGTGATATCTTCGTTCTGTTCGGCGAGCTTTTTGGACGCGGCTATGCCACTGGCCTGCTGGAGCAAGCCAAAGCTGCAGGCATGGACGTCATTGGCATCACCGTTGGTCGCCGCGACGCTGACAACACTCTGCGTGCGCTGACCGATGAAGAGCTGGCAGAAGCCGAAGCGAACCTTGGCGGCAAAATCATCAACGTGCCTCTGATGGCTGGTTTTGATCAGGATGCGCCAGAAGGAACACCAACGCCAACCGAACTGGTCAACGAAATGACCATGGATACCTGGCAGGAGCACAAGCTCGACTGGGATCATCTGGCAAAATGCCGTGAGCTGGGCACTGAGCGCTTCAAGGGATCTCTGGCAAAGATCATGGAACAGCTGAATGGCATGATCCCGGCAGGCAAGAACGTGTTCTTCGCCCACACCATGGCTGGCGGCATCCCACGTGCAAAAGTCTTCATGGCAATCGCAAACCGCATCTATAAAGGCCGCGGTGCACGTCACATGCCATCTCAGAACCTGATCGACAGCGATCTGGGCAAGCTGATCCTGCAGAACTTCGACGAAGTGACCGCAAACAGCTTCGGTCATCTGTTGGAAGCAAGTAAATCCATCCGTGAGCGCATTGAAGCGGACGGCGGCCAGGTGCGTTACACCGCTTATGGTTACCACGGCACTCGCGTTCTGATCGAGGGCGAGTACAAATGGCAGACCTACACCAGCTACACGCAGGGTTTTGCCAAGATGAATCTGGAAAACTTTGCGAAAGCGGCCTGGGAAAATGGCGTGAAGGCAACTGTCTTCAACTGTCCTGAAATCCGCACCAACTCTTCTGACGTTTTCGCAGGCATTGAGCTGTCTCTTCTGCCTCTGCTTGCAGCCTTCAAAAAAGAAGGTGGCGGCGCATGGGTGGATGGTATCTGGCAGAAGTGTCAGGACCTGCTGAAAGACGACGCCACCGTGGAAGACATGCTGCAGAAAGTCTCTGACTATCAGCAAGATGACGCCATGCAGCCGTTCTACAACTTCGAAGCATGGCCAATGCAGAACTCTGCAGCGCAGGTCGACAAGACCGTTGGCACCTCTCAGGAAATCGTAGACCTGCACAAAAACCGCAAAGAGCTGATCAGCGATGAGCTGAGCCAGCACGTGGTCGCAGCAACCGGTGCGCTCATCTTCGGCGAAGCCAGCGAACCAGCAGCACCAGTCCTCTGGCTCGATCATGACATGGTCGCCCAAAGCCTCATTCAGTCAAACTGA
- the osmF gene encoding glycine betaine ABC transporter substrate-binding protein OsmF, translating to MTLNRILAAIGMTGALIVAAHAEIIVSSKIDTEGGLLGNIIALALEDAGLPVERRLQLGGTQVVREALLADQIDIYPEYTGNAAYFHNEADSNIWKDAKAGYARAAELDGEKNGLVWLQPAPANNTWAIAVTGALASQNNLATMSDFGAWVANGGDVKLAASTEFVSSPAVLPAMQEAYGFKLSPDQTVVLSGGDTAATIQAAARGTSGVNAAMAYGTDGGVAATGLVVMTDDKGVQPVYEPAPVIRSETLKEYPQVAEVLNPIFAGLDLATLQELNGRIQVGGEPAAAVAKDYLTKTGVLD from the coding sequence ATGACACTTAATCGAATTCTTGCTGCAATCGGCATGACCGGAGCCCTCATAGTTGCAGCTCACGCTGAAATCATTGTTTCATCCAAAATTGATACAGAAGGCGGTCTCCTCGGAAACATCATCGCTCTTGCACTTGAAGATGCTGGCCTGCCTGTTGAACGTCGTTTGCAGCTCGGTGGTACGCAAGTGGTGCGTGAAGCGCTGCTGGCAGATCAAATTGATATCTATCCAGAATACACTGGAAACGCTGCTTACTTCCACAATGAAGCGGACAGCAATATCTGGAAAGATGCAAAGGCTGGTTATGCCCGCGCAGCTGAGCTGGATGGTGAGAAGAACGGTCTGGTCTGGCTTCAACCAGCGCCAGCAAACAACACCTGGGCAATTGCCGTAACTGGTGCTCTGGCAAGCCAGAACAACCTTGCCACCATGTCAGATTTCGGCGCATGGGTTGCAAACGGCGGTGATGTCAAACTAGCCGCTTCAACCGAGTTCGTGTCGTCTCCTGCAGTTCTGCCGGCTATGCAGGAAGCTTATGGCTTCAAACTCTCACCAGATCAGACAGTCGTCCTGTCTGGTGGTGATACGGCTGCAACCATTCAGGCAGCAGCACGTGGAACCTCCGGTGTGAATGCAGCGATGGCCTACGGTACCGATGGCGGTGTGGCAGCAACAGGCCTTGTTGTGATGACTGACGACAAGGGTGTGCAGCCGGTCTATGAGCCCGCACCAGTTATCCGCAGCGAAACGCTGAAAGAGTATCCGCAGGTTGCTGAGGTTCTGAACCCAATCTTTGCTGGTCTGGATCTGGCGACGCTTCAGGAACTCAATGGCCGCATTCAGGTTGGCGGTGAACCTGCCGCAGCTGTTGCGAAGGATTATCTGACCAAGACTGGTGTTCTGGACTAA
- a CDS encoding ABC transporter permease has translation MPSRIKSAVSGPGLLFAVLGLFALFAPFLTLAANRIVAGEGIPVWAVAASEVTGPGLVVIALSLVLGLPAALPKLRLIGAALGVAALVWLLMQGSETLLQGAGTYARVSLGSGFWFLFAILLLLAADALSYLAPGPLTRGALLIGTIAALALILRSGALTDLSIFKEYASRQDAFFDAAGRHLGLAFGSLAVAAAIGFPLGVLSHRNENLRSAVLPILSFLQTIPSLAMFGIMIPILAWVGTTVPGARELGVAGIGFLPAFLALVIYSFLPVVANTVAGLEAAPPAAMDAARGMGMTRNQRLLQVQLPLGLPVMLAGIRIVLVQNIGLAVIAGLIGGGGFGTFVFQGLNQTATDLILLGALPTVALALVSAITMDILVELAQPNTMRHQ, from the coding sequence ATGCCTAGCAGGATCAAATCAGCAGTCTCAGGACCCGGACTTTTGTTCGCGGTTCTGGGACTTTTTGCCTTGTTCGCACCTTTTCTGACGCTTGCAGCCAACCGGATCGTGGCAGGTGAGGGTATCCCTGTCTGGGCAGTTGCTGCATCGGAAGTGACGGGTCCCGGACTGGTCGTCATAGCGCTGAGCCTTGTTCTGGGTCTGCCAGCCGCTCTCCCTAAGTTGAGGCTGATAGGTGCAGCTTTGGGCGTTGCGGCTTTGGTCTGGCTGCTCATGCAAGGCAGTGAAACGCTCCTACAAGGGGCAGGGACGTATGCAAGGGTATCTTTAGGAAGTGGCTTCTGGTTCCTCTTTGCGATCCTTCTTCTGCTCGCAGCAGATGCCTTGTCGTATCTCGCTCCCGGTCCGCTCACGCGCGGTGCGCTCTTGATTGGGACGATAGCAGCTCTGGCCCTGATCCTGCGGTCAGGGGCTTTGACGGACCTTTCCATCTTCAAAGAATACGCCAGCAGACAGGACGCCTTCTTTGATGCAGCAGGACGGCATTTAGGATTAGCCTTTGGCTCTCTGGCTGTTGCCGCAGCCATCGGCTTCCCGCTCGGGGTTCTAAGCCATCGCAACGAAAATCTGCGCAGTGCAGTGCTGCCGATACTCAGTTTCCTCCAGACAATTCCATCACTTGCCATGTTCGGCATCATGATCCCGATTTTGGCATGGGTTGGCACAACAGTGCCCGGCGCGCGGGAACTTGGCGTGGCTGGAATTGGATTTCTCCCAGCCTTTCTGGCGCTTGTCATCTATTCATTTCTACCGGTCGTAGCCAACACCGTTGCGGGTCTGGAAGCGGCCCCGCCAGCGGCAATGGATGCAGCGCGCGGTATGGGCATGACACGCAATCAACGACTGTTGCAAGTCCAGTTACCGCTTGGCCTACCTGTCATGCTCGCAGGCATCCGCATTGTTCTGGTGCAAAATATCGGTCTTGCTGTCATCGCCGGACTGATTGGCGGCGGTGGTTTTGGAACCTTTGTTTTCCAGGGCCTCAATCAAACCGCGACAGATTTGATCCTGCTCGGAGCCTTGCCAACGGTGGCACTGGCTCTGGTCTCTGCGATCACAATGGACATTCTGGTCGAACTCGCCCAGCCAAACACAATGAGGCATCAATGA
- a CDS encoding ABC transporter ATP-binding protein, with product MIEIDNITKIYEGRPAVDAVSMTIESATITAIVGTSGSGKSTLLRMINRLVEPTSGEVRISGEPTTGMAKNALRRRIGYAIQGHGLFPHHTVARNIGAVPKLLGWDKAKIQDRVDELLDLFSMPPEEFRSRYPAELSGGQQQRVGVARALASRPDLLLMDEPFGALDPIIRTRAQADLHRIQRTLSSTILLVTHDMEEAIQLGDQVAVMDQGRLVQHGTPAEIISNPATDFVAEMVGGVDRPLRLLSLLSISDILEDGAAEGEPIDEKANLREALSACLWSGRDSVPVERNGVLIGHVTLKAIRSRAEGTHELG from the coding sequence ATGATTGAGATCGACAACATCACTAAGATCTATGAGGGGCGCCCTGCTGTTGATGCCGTTTCAATGACCATTGAGAGCGCAACGATCACCGCTATTGTCGGCACGTCGGGCTCCGGCAAAAGCACTCTGCTGCGTATGATCAACCGTCTTGTTGAACCAACTTCAGGTGAAGTGCGGATCAGCGGAGAGCCAACAACGGGCATGGCGAAGAACGCGCTGCGCAGACGGATCGGCTACGCCATTCAAGGACACGGCCTCTTTCCGCACCACACCGTTGCCCGCAACATTGGCGCTGTTCCAAAGCTTCTTGGATGGGACAAGGCAAAGATACAGGATCGGGTTGACGAACTCCTCGATCTGTTCTCCATGCCACCTGAAGAGTTTCGCAGTCGCTATCCGGCAGAACTTTCAGGCGGACAGCAGCAACGCGTCGGTGTCGCCCGTGCTTTGGCATCCCGCCCGGATCTTCTGCTCATGGACGAACCTTTCGGCGCGCTCGATCCCATCATCCGCACAAGAGCACAGGCAGACCTGCACCGCATTCAGCGCACTCTCAGCTCCACAATCCTTCTTGTGACGCACGACATGGAAGAGGCCATCCAGCTGGGGGATCAGGTCGCAGTCATGGATCAGGGTCGCCTGGTCCAGCATGGAACCCCGGCAGAGATTATCAGCAACCCAGCGACGGACTTTGTTGCGGAGATGGTTGGCGGTGTTGATCGCCCACTCCGCTTGCTGTCTTTGCTATCCATCTCTGACATTTTGGAGGACGGAGCTGCTGAAGGTGAGCCAATAGATGAGAAGGCGAACCTGCGTGAGGCTTTGTCTGCGTGTCTGTGGAGCGGAAGAGATTCTGTCCCGGTGGAACGAAATGGCGTTCTGATCGGTCATGTGACTTTGAAGGCAATCCGGTCCAGAGCGGAGGGCACCCATGAGCTGGGCTAA
- a CDS encoding ABC transporter permease encodes MLALVLHPEWFEPMFAPFAPQGAAIIYDRASLLSLSLSHLGIVAAASVAAIIVAVLLAILVTRPSGKAFLPLSRTIANMGQTFPPVAVLALAVPMLGFGSGPTLVALFLYGILPIFENTMTGLSTLPPATMEAARGIGLSRRQRLFQVELPLALPLILTGIRLSVVIAIGTATIGSTVAARTLGEVIIAGLLTNNTAYVLQGGLIVGLFAVLIYDALTQLEAFFPKRLGLAH; translated from the coding sequence ATGCTCGCGCTCGTTCTGCATCCTGAATGGTTTGAACCCATGTTCGCACCATTTGCACCACAGGGCGCCGCTATCATCTACGATCGCGCATCACTCTTGTCGCTCTCGCTCAGCCACCTCGGCATTGTCGCCGCTGCCTCTGTGGCTGCAATTATTGTAGCCGTGTTGCTGGCCATCCTCGTGACACGACCATCCGGCAAAGCCTTTCTGCCACTCTCCCGTACAATCGCGAATATGGGCCAGACATTTCCGCCTGTTGCCGTACTTGCGCTGGCTGTTCCCATGCTGGGGTTTGGCTCAGGTCCAACGCTGGTCGCCTTGTTCCTCTATGGCATCCTGCCGATCTTCGAAAACACGATGACCGGCCTTTCAACTCTGCCACCAGCCACGATGGAAGCGGCCAGAGGAATAGGCCTCAGCCGTCGCCAGCGTTTGTTTCAGGTTGAGCTCCCGCTGGCACTCCCTCTGATCCTCACCGGCATCCGCCTGTCGGTTGTCATCGCGATCGGCACCGCCACAATCGGCTCAACCGTTGCAGCCCGCACACTGGGAGAGGTCATCATCGCCGGCCTGCTCACCAACAACACCGCCTACGTCCTGCAGGGCGGACTCATCGTCGGCCTGTTTGCTGTCCTGATTTACGACGCACTCACCCAGCTGGAAGCCTTCTTCCCAAAACGCCTTGGGTTGGCCCACTAG